A single region of the Neotabrizicola shimadae genome encodes:
- a CDS encoding LysE family translocator: MLHTIASIPWETFLTMLLGGLAVNFAPGQDIFFATACGIAGGPRMGAIAGLGVGVGVLWHVALAALGLAAVIAAHPGALTAIRYVGAAYLLWLAWKSWRAGNSSGEGRAAPDARRAFLRGILSNITNPKPVLFMLAFLPQFVDPAIGPVWQQITFFGLVFAFTGGVVTAGFGYVAGLAGRAIGARMGAVNKIAAVLFAGLAVRLVLSE; encoded by the coding sequence ATGCTGCACACCATTGCCTCGATCCCGTGGGAAACCTTCCTGACCATGCTCCTTGGCGGGCTGGCGGTGAACTTCGCGCCGGGGCAGGACATCTTCTTCGCCACCGCCTGCGGCATCGCCGGCGGCCCCCGCATGGGCGCCATCGCGGGCCTTGGCGTGGGCGTGGGCGTGCTGTGGCATGTGGCCCTTGCCGCGCTTGGTCTTGCCGCCGTGATCGCCGCCCATCCCGGCGCGCTGACCGCCATCAGATATGTCGGCGCGGCCTACCTTCTCTGGCTCGCCTGGAAAAGCTGGCGCGCGGGCAATTCCTCGGGCGAGGGCCGCGCCGCCCCGGATGCCCGCCGGGCCTTCCTGCGCGGCATCCTGTCCAACATCACGAACCCCAAGCCCGTGCTGTTCATGCTGGCTTTCCTGCCGCAGTTCGTCGATCCCGCCATCGGCCCGGTCTGGCAGCAGATCACCTTTTTCGGCCTGGTCTTCGCCTTCACCGGGGGTGTCGTGACCGCCGGTTTCGGCTATGTCGCGGGCCTTGCCGGCCGCGCCATCGGCGCCCGCATGGGCGCGGTCAACAAGATAGCCGCCGTCCTTTTCGCCGGGCTCGCCGTCCGGCTCGTCCTTTCGGAGTAA
- a CDS encoding GFA family protein, protein MRGSCQCGGVVFEVTPPVRDVLACHCTQCRKQSGHYWAASTVPLDRFRLVQDRGLAWYRASPAAARGFCKDCGAFLFWKPEGEDRMSFAAGAIDGPTGLHIAEHWMPEHAGDYYAPEGPPPAPTQAETLHGSCLCGANRFTLPGPMGEVGACHCTQCRKLSGHYTASFDAEESALDWQSRDEAVYTTPGGAQRGFCPHCGSSLWFRNAAGGFSVESGVIDNPTGGQLVSHIFVADKGDYYTIDDGLPQYPRWDGA, encoded by the coding sequence ATGCGCGGATCGTGCCAGTGCGGCGGCGTGGTGTTCGAGGTCACGCCCCCAGTCCGTGACGTGCTCGCCTGCCATTGCACACAGTGCCGCAAGCAGTCAGGCCACTATTGGGCTGCCTCCACCGTGCCCCTGGACCGCTTCCGCCTGGTTCAGGACCGGGGCCTTGCCTGGTACCGCGCCTCGCCCGCTGCCGCTCGCGGCTTCTGCAAGGACTGCGGCGCCTTCCTGTTCTGGAAGCCCGAGGGCGAGGACCGCATGTCCTTTGCCGCCGGCGCCATCGACGGGCCGACCGGCCTGCACATCGCCGAACACTGGATGCCCGAACATGCGGGCGACTACTACGCCCCAGAAGGCCCGCCGCCCGCGCCCACTCAGGCCGAAACCCTGCACGGCTCCTGCCTCTGCGGCGCCAACCGCTTCACCCTGCCGGGGCCGATGGGCGAGGTGGGCGCCTGCCATTGCACCCAGTGCCGCAAGCTGTCGGGCCACTACACCGCCTCCTTCGATGCCGAAGAATCCGCGCTGGACTGGCAGTCGCGCGACGAAGCCGTCTACACCACGCCCGGCGGCGCACAACGCGGCTTCTGTCCCCACTGCGGGTCGTCGCTCTGGTTTCGCAATGCCGCGGGCGGCTTCTCGGTCGAAAGCGGCGTGATCGACAACCCCACCGGCGGGCAACTGGTCAGCCACATCTTCGTGGCAGACAAGGGCGACTACTACACCATCGACGACGGCCTGCCGCAGTACCCAAGATGGGACGGGGCTTGA
- a CDS encoding GAF domain-containing protein — translation MATDLDWKDLESRILALTEGETDAVALMATVVCELHHGHPYSDWTGFYRVVAPELLKIGPYQGGHGCLVIPFSRGVCGASARTGQVLNVPDVDAFPDHIACSSTTRSELVLPVWNGQGTLLGVLDLDSNTPAAFTAEDEAHLVPLLARVFHGAA, via the coding sequence TTGGCTACTGACCTGGACTGGAAAGACCTCGAATCCCGGATCCTCGCCCTGACCGAGGGCGAGACGGACGCCGTGGCGCTCATGGCCACCGTGGTGTGCGAGCTGCACCACGGCCACCCCTACAGCGACTGGACCGGCTTCTACCGCGTCGTCGCGCCCGAACTGCTGAAGATCGGCCCCTACCAGGGTGGTCACGGCTGCCTGGTCATCCCCTTCTCGCGCGGGGTCTGCGGTGCCAGCGCCCGCACGGGGCAGGTGCTGAACGTGCCGGACGTGGACGCCTTCCCCGACCACATCGCCTGTTCGTCCACCACGCGGTCCGAACTGGTGCTGCCGGTCTGGAACGGCCAGGGCACCCTCCTCGGCGTGCTGGACCTCGACAGCAACACCCCCGCCGCCTTCACGGCAGAGGACGAGGCGCATCTGGTCCCGCTCCTGGCCCGCGTGTTCCACGGGGCGGCCTGA